A single region of the Eublepharis macularius isolate TG4126 chromosome 14, MPM_Emac_v1.0, whole genome shotgun sequence genome encodes:
- the CCDC153 gene encoding coiled-coil domain-containing protein 153 — protein sequence MSTARRGKGKKGGKLKKTDVADEEKYRRRVLEVETLKQHLVLRRDVARQAMAGSDGLKQRLVELEQELEEARGDKQDIYEEMIRRFQQLQGQTDTRIQHLEAESQNLREQLAACQNDVRLSRADKEKMQKEKEEAIAEMQRKIDKMETEYEKILHGSLDLVLSKLQTAKLGWEKEATTLHMEYKDRLKEFGLNPLEI from the exons ATGAGCACCGCAAGGAGAGGAAAAGGCAAAAAAGGAGGAAAACTGAAGAAGACGGATGTGGCAG ATGAAGAAAAATACAGAAGGAGAGTGCTAGAGGTTGAGACTCTGAAACAGCACCTTG TTCTTCGGAGGGATGTGGCCAGGCAAGCAATGGCCGGCAGTGACGGACTGAAGCAGAGGCTGGTGGAGCTGGAGCAAGAATTGGAGGAGGCCCGAGGTGACAAACAAGATATTTACGAAG AGATGATCCGCCGGTTCCAGCAACTTCAGGGTCAGACCGATACTCGGATACAGCACTTAGAAGCTGAGTCTCAGAACTTGAGGGAACAACTCG CCGCTTGCCAAAATGACGTGCGACTAAGCCGAGCAGATAAGGAAAAGAtgcagaaagagaaggaggaggcaaTTGCTGAGATGCAACGCAAGATCGACAAGATGGAGACAGAATATGAAAAAATCCTGCAT GGCAGCCTGGACCTTGTGCTGTCCAAACTGCAGACTGCCAAACTGGGCTGGGAGAAGGAGGCCACAACCCTCCATATGGAGTATAAGGACCGGCTCAAGGAGTTCGGACTCaacccactggagatctga